A segment of the Terribacillus aidingensis genome:
AGGACTTGTACCCTGAGATCAAAAAGCGTGCTAAAGCAAAACAAAAAGAAAAGCATCATGATATGGTTCGCTATGAGTTAATGGACAAATTCGGCTATTACGTGACGGAATCCTCGGAGCATAATGCGGAATACCATCCGTATTTTATCAAAGATAAGTATCCGGAATTGATAGATCATTTAAATATTCCGCTGGATGAGTATCCCCGTCGCTGTGAGGCACAGATTAACAATTGGCAGAAAATCAAAAGCGAGCTGATGAACAATCAAGGTTTAACCCATAAGCGTTCTCGAGAATATGGGTCGCGGATCATTGAAGCCATGGAAACAAATGAACCGTTTGTATTTGGCGGAAATGTCGTGAATACGGGAGGGCTGATTAGCAACTTACCTGAAAAAGCCGTTGTCGAAGTGCCTTGTATAGCGAATCGAAATGGAATTACACCAGCATATATGGGCGAATTGCCGGAACAGCTGGCTGCTTTAAACCGCACGAATATTAATACGCAGCTCCTGACTATTGAAGCTGCCATAACGAAATCAAAAGAAAAAATCTACCAAGCTGCTTTGCTTGATCCGCACACCGCTGCTGAGCTTTCCATGGAGGACATCATCAGCATGTGTGATGATTTGATTGAGGCACATGGGGAGATGCTTCCCGTGTATTATTCTGAAGAGGAAACGGTCAGCCTTAGAAATTAAAGGCTGTTAGTTTCTGAACATCAATGTAAGCGCTTTAATTAGTTGTGGTCTATCAAAAATAGAAATGTGAGGGATATCATGAATAAGAAAATGACATTGCTTCTAGTTTCTTTATCAGCGGCTCTTGTACTTTCAGCGTGTGGAAACGGCGCCAGCGGTGATGGACAAACAAAATTAACGCTCATGTCAACAGCAACGAATAAGGCAGACCAAGAAATCTTCAAGGAAATCGTAACTGAATTTGAAGAAGAAAATCCGGATATCGATATTGAAGATACGTATCCGACTGATGGGTATGAGGAAATGGCACGCGTTAAAATGGCCGCAAACGATATGCCAGATTTATTTGATACACATGGCTGGTCAACTACTCGGTATGCCGAATATACCGAGGATCTAAGTGATATGGAATGGACAGAAAATCTGGATGAAGCGATGGCGGATATTTTAACAGATGAGACTGGAAAGCTGAATGCTTACCCAATAAACCAAGCACTGGATGGGCTGACCTACAACAAAAATCTGTTGGATGAGTATGGAATCGAGCCGCCTGAAACGTTTGATGAGTTCATGACGGCGCTTGAAACAGTGAAAGAAAAGAGTAACGGAGAGGTTGTACCTTTCTGGCTGGGAGGTTCCGACAAGAGTCAATTTGGTCAGTACTTTGACCAGTTCGCCACGCCGCTGTTAATTACGTCACCTTCCAACAGTCATGGTGATGCATTATTAGATGGATCCTTTGACTGGTCAAATTACACGTATTTGCCGGAAAAGCTGAAAGAGATGAATGATAAAGGATTGCTTAATAAGGATGCGGTTACCGCTCAGATTACACAGGTTGCGGAGCTGCTCGCTCAGAACAAAGTGGCATTTATTATGATGAGTGGTT
Coding sequences within it:
- a CDS encoding alpha-glucosidase/alpha-galactosidase produces the protein MKKITFIGAGSTIFTKNVLGDCMLSPALQEFEFALFDINEERLEESELLLNALKLSLQADVTINTYTNRKEALKDASYVINAIQVGGYKPSTVIDFEIPKKYGLRQTIADTVGIGGIFRSLRTIPVMLDIAKDIEEVCPDAWLLNYTNPMASLTGAVSRYTKVKMVGLCHSVQVCTRDLLKDLNIPHENIEERIAGINHMAWLLEIKSNGKDLYPEIKKRAKAKQKEKHHDMVRYELMDKFGYYVTESSEHNAEYHPYFIKDKYPELIDHLNIPLDEYPRRCEAQINNWQKIKSELMNNQGLTHKRSREYGSRIIEAMETNEPFVFGGNVVNTGGLISNLPEKAVVEVPCIANRNGITPAYMGELPEQLAALNRTNINTQLLTIEAAITKSKEKIYQAALLDPHTAAELSMEDIISMCDDLIEAHGEMLPVYYSEEETVSLRN
- a CDS encoding extracellular solute-binding protein; its protein translation is MNKKMTLLLVSLSAALVLSACGNGASGDGQTKLTLMSTATNKADQEIFKEIVTEFEEENPDIDIEDTYPTDGYEEMARVKMAANDMPDLFDTHGWSTTRYAEYTEDLSDMEWTENLDEAMADILTDETGKLNAYPINQALDGLTYNKNLLDEYGIEPPETFDEFMTALETVKEKSNGEVVPFWLGGSDKSQFGQYFDQFATPLLITSPSNSHGDALLDGSFDWSNYTYLPEKLKEMNDKGLLNKDAVTAQITQVAELLAQNKVAFIMMSGSIGREVSELNPEVQLGTMPVPAIHEDDKPSWIGGERFTLAISKDSEHKEEAKKFIEYIAQPEVAKKFAEGTSLPDALTNVDAENYFADFYSQYEGTRIEPYFDRAYLPSGMWDPMGATGQELISGAMTPEQVSKKMSEEYSRLVK